The Prevotella sp. E2-28 genome includes the window TTGTAAAACAAGATGCGGAACTGATCTCCACTCTTAATAGTACAGTCAACAACCAGCTTCTTGTACTTGGTGAGGTCGCCAGTAGGCAAACCGATGTTACGAAGCTGGTTGTAGTAAGTTGTAGACCATGTAAAGGTCTTCGTCCCAGCATCCCAGCTAGTGTTAGTGTTGCTGGGACTCTCAAAGGTAGCATGGACTTTTTCAGTCTTTGCCTGTGTTGTTAGCACGCTTAGCGTACATAACAACAACATGAGAAAAGCCTTAGTAAAATTTCGCATGTTAATTGTTTTTAGTTAATAAATAAATGTTAATAGAAAAAATAGTGAATTAGTTTTGGGTGCAAAGATACTACATATATTTATATAGCGTTTTTCTATTTGTCTCATGTACTTCTTGTTTTGTCTCATGTCTTTTCGTGAGACAAATCGACGAATGGCGTTCTTTTATCCTTTTTTTGTTTAAAAAAATCCTTCAGAACCGTGTTATTTCCTTAATTTTTATATAGTTACGCTAAAAGGAGTTATTTTAGGAAACTCTAAATCATACATTAAACAATCGACTTTGTAATATAAAAGTACAACTTGGGAAGTTGCAGGTCATAACTACGGCAGTTGTGATGCGTAAGTATAGGGGTTAGGAGTGCTAAGTGGCATACTTTTGAGCTGCCTGCTCGTGCCCTTTGAGCTGCCTGCTCGTGACCCTCGAGCTGCCTGTTCGTCAGCCTTCCGCTCCGTTCTCGTCGGCCTTGAGCCCTAGGCTCGTCTGCCTCTAGCAGATTGGGAGGGCTGTTTTTTTATTCTTCGCTATAAATGGCTAACAGGTCCCTAAATCTTTGGGAGCTCCGATGTATAGGAGGTTTCAGAGAGTGACCTCTTTGCCAAACAGGTCCCTCAGAGGTCCCTCATAACCTCACAGAATAAAATGCGATGTGAAGACAAAGATGATGGCCTCTTTTGTTAAAGTGCTTTTTTTGTGCAAATAATTGGGGAAACATTCGCTAAGCGCAAATATTTTTTGTACCTTTGCATCAGCATTCTGGAGAGGATGCCATAGGCCTTGAAAAACACGAGCCTATAAACCTAAGTAACATTATAAATCTATTAAATCATGAAGAAAAACGAAAATTTGAACGGCGAGGCCAAAGAGGCATCGCTGAAGGAGTTGCTCGCTGCTGAGCTGTTCCTGAATGAGAACTATCAATTCCGTCGTAATGTGCTGAACGGAAAGGTGGAGTATGTAATCAAGTCGAAAGCAGACGAAGTCTTTGCTGACAGCAATCCTGCCTGGCAACCTCTGACGCAGGAAGACCTGAACAGTATTATCCTCCGAGCCAAACGTGAGGATATCTGCGATGGTAGCAACCCCAAGTCGGACATTGAGTTGTTCCTACATTCCAAAGAGGTACGCATGTACGACCCTATCCGTGAGTATCTGACACATCTGCCCAAATGGGACGGACAGAACCACGTGGCTCTGCTTTTCAAGCGTCTTCCAGGATTGGATTCAGAGCAGTTGAACTATCTAGCCATCTGGCTACGTTCGGCTGTGGCTCATTGGATGCAAATGGATACCCTTCACGGCAATGAATGTGTGCCTACGCTGATTGGCGCTCAGGGATGTGGGAAAACCACCTTTCTGCGCCGCTTGCTGCCTCAGCATTTGCGCCAGTATTACATGGATCATCTGAACCTGTCGAACAAGTTCGACAAGGAGATGGCTTTGACGAACAACCTGTTGGTGAATCTCGATGAGTTGGAGGCCATCCGTCCCAGTCAGCAGGCCAACCTGAAGCAGACGCTTTCGAAAAGTAAGGTAAACGGACGACCAATCTTTGGACGTACACAGGAGGACAAAGCCCGCTACGCCTCGTTTGTGGCTACGACAAATAATCCTCATCCCCTGACGGATACCACAGGCTCTCGTCGTTACATCTGCCTGACTATTCCTGAGGGAATGTTCATTGATAATGCAGGCGAAATTGACTACGACCAGCTCTATGCGCAGGTGATGTATGAGATTGTTGAGCAGAAGTCTCCGTATTGGTTCAATAATGATGAGGTGGCCCGTATTCAGGAACGCAACCAGGAATACATGGAGCAGAAGGATATTGCAGAGATGGTGAATATCTGTTTCCGCAAGCCGAATGAGGATGAGGCTGGCAATCCCATGAACTGCGGACAGATTCTGAAACTCATTCAGAATGAGTATCCCTCATTGAAGACAACCCACAGCAACAAGATTCATATTGGAAAGGCTTTGAAGGAGATGGGGTATGACTTTACAGAGCGAAGTCATGTGCCTTACTATAAGGTCATTCCTTTGAAGAAGTCTGCATGATAAGTAGGGAGGTTATAAGGGACCTTTGAGGGACCTGTTGGAAAGACAGGTCCCTTTGTAAAACCCTTTATACATCGTGCTTTCAGAAGTTTTAGGGACCTGTTTGCTTTTATTAGCGAAAAGCAAAAAATCAATAAGATTAATTTTCATATAATTGTGGTTCAGGATTAATCCGCTTAATTCGTGTTAAGAAAAAGAGCCCCCACCGCGCTTCTGCGGTGAGGACTCCTTATGTTTGTTAACATATAATTATCATTTAATTGTCCATGTAATTTTCATATAATTATTAATGGTAAATTAATGGATAATTAATGGTAATTCATGTTTTTTATTCTCACTTAATCACAACCTTGTGGCCATTGATGATGTACAAACCCTTATGAGCTTTGTTCACCTTCTGACCGTTCATGTTGAAGATAACACTCTTCTGTGCATCGGTAGCGATAGCGTTGATGCCAGTAGGAACGGTGTAGGTGAGGGTCACCTTCAGAACAACAGCATCGGTAGAGCCAGTCTTCACGAATGCATAGGTAGCAGTGTAAGAAGCAGGATTCTCCCAATCTGCTGTGGTGTTCTTATTCTCCATACCACCAGCCTCGTAGATTTGAGCGCTTTCCTTTGTGAAGTCGGCCTTTACAAAGAAGTAAGCATCATCGCCCCATGTCTGCCAGTCGCCAGCAGCATTACGCCAACCGTCGGTTGTTCCGAGCTTGTAGTTGTCGTCGAGTGAGCCGTCAGACTGTACAGCATAGATAGTAACATCGTTGAGTGAGCTTACTTCCAGCTTAGCCAAGATAGCAGCGATATCAACATCAGCTGTCAGACCCTCGTAATTGCTACCCAGTGTAGAGGTGAGAGCCACGGTCTGCTCGTCCTTCTTGGTGAGGTCAGCAAATGTGAGTGTGATGACAGGTTTCTCAACGAATGTAACGTTGATAGTGTAGGTCACCTTCTTGTCATTGGCAACGAGAGCCCACTTCACGGTATAGGTAGCACCGATTGAATCGGCACCGTTCATGTCACAGATTTCGAACTTGCCTTCAGGAATAGCCTGGAAGAACTTCACATTGATCTTGGTGTTTGCACCCCAAGTCTCGGCAGCACCCTCGCCATTGAACCAACCGTCGTAAGGAGCATAGTCGCTGATGAGCGAGTCGTTAGGATTCACGATGCGGAGCATATCAGTGGTGATAGCCTCAACACCGAGGAACTGCTTAGCCTCAGTGAAGTCAACAGCTGCTTCTGTTACGCCGTAGCCCATACCTGGGTAACGCTCAACATTCAGAGTCTGTGCGAGTTCAACAGGTTCAACCTTCTTCTTCTTCATAATCACAAACTTGGTGATGAAGAGATTGGTGCCAGTTTGTCCGCGAGTCATCTTGAACGACTTCGCGCCTGCCATAGCTTCAGTCACGATGATAGACTTCTCTGTTGGAACACCGTTGACCAAAGCAATGTTAGACTCGTCACTATAAACTCCACTCTCAACATTAGCTCCGTTATCAAACAGAATGTAAGCACTTGCCTTCTTACCAGATTCGTTCTTGTTGACATAAGCCGTGATGTTGATAGTGTCCCCTTCGCTCAGAGCCTCATCGAGTGCTACAAGCATGTAGCCGGCATTAGCAGATGCGACAGTATCAGTCAGATTAGCCTTCTTACCGTTCAGACAGATGGTGTAGTAGCCACTGTTCAGGTAGTTCAGGCGGTTGCCTTCGCCATTCTCATAAGAGATCTTTCCACCATATTCGCCAGGTAGACCCTCAGGAGACTCCCAAGAGTACAGAGCACCCTCGATGGCCTCAGGCTTAAATGGCTTCTTCTCGAACTTCACGTTCTTAAAGCTCAGCCAAGAGATGTTGTTGTCGGCAGCTACGTTGAACTTAATCTTCAGAACGCCGTCCTCAGCAACAGTACCAGTAGCGGTGAACTCCTTCAGATACATCTGAGGGGTGCCAACTTGGTCACCGGCAGCTACGTTGACAGCCTCGCCGTCGTTAGCCTGCATGGTGATGCCAGTGGCAGGAGCCTCAACACCATTCTTAATACGTACGCGTACCCATGCGGTAACATCGTATTCGCCAGCCTTCAGACCTTCAACCTTTGCGGTGATGGTGTTGGCAGCCAGTGCATCGTTATCACCAACCCAATACTCATAGAACGGAGTCTTGAAGTCAGAACCATCGTTGTTGCCTTCGGTGCTCCATGTGTTTATATAAGGAGTTCCATCTACGATTGAGGTATAAGCAGAGAGCAACAGGTTGGGAAGGATGCCATCCAGACGGCTACCATAGTTGAATGCGGCAGCGTCAGCATCACTGATAGTGCCTTCGTTGTATCCGTTCAATGTAGCAGTGCAGATAGAATCAAACTTCTCCTTAGCAGCAGCGGTATAGACGTTGGTCTTTGCTGCTTCCTCAGCAACGAAGTCGAGCAGTTCCTTAACATGAGCGTATGCAGCAATAGAAGACTTTGCATTGTTTACAGCCTGAATCAGTGCTACTACATCACCAGCTTCCTTAGCAGCAGTCATAGCATTAGCGGCAGCAATGCTCATCTTACCTTCTGGAATCTCGATGTCCTCAATCTTTGGCAGAGCTTCAACATATGTCAGACGGAAGTTATCGGCTTTGTACCAATAGTAGCCACCTTCGTTGAACGTACCATCTGCGTTACCACCAACAGCACCGATAGTAGCAGTACCGTCAGTTACGTAGAACTGCATTGAGCCTTCGGCAAATACACCAGCGTTTGCACTTGAGAATGCCTCGCTATGAGCGCCATTGGCTAGCAGATACAAGCAAGCCTTGTTACCTGCAGTGATAGCGTCGTTGGTCATCAGAGCCTTCAACTCATATTTACCATTGGGCAGACCCTTCACAGTCTGAGTGATGGGGATACCCTGCCACCATGTGTTAAACAGGTAGTCGCCATCAACACCTTCGG containing:
- a CDS encoding VapE domain-containing protein is translated as MKKNENLNGEAKEASLKELLAAELFLNENYQFRRNVLNGKVEYVIKSKADEVFADSNPAWQPLTQEDLNSIILRAKREDICDGSNPKSDIELFLHSKEVRMYDPIREYLTHLPKWDGQNHVALLFKRLPGLDSEQLNYLAIWLRSAVAHWMQMDTLHGNECVPTLIGAQGCGKTTFLRRLLPQHLRQYYMDHLNLSNKFDKEMALTNNLLVNLDELEAIRPSQQANLKQTLSKSKVNGRPIFGRTQEDKARYASFVATTNNPHPLTDTTGSRRYICLTIPEGMFIDNAGEIDYDQLYAQVMYEIVEQKSPYWFNNDEVARIQERNQEYMEQKDIAEMVNICFRKPNEDEAGNPMNCGQILKLIQNEYPSLKTTHSNKIHIGKALKEMGYDFTERSHVPYYKVIPLKKSA